One Glycine soja cultivar W05 chromosome 2, ASM419377v2, whole genome shotgun sequence genomic region harbors:
- the LOC114403965 gene encoding nitrate regulatory gene2 protein-like — protein MGCASSKLEDLPAVALCRERCGFLDEAIHQRYALAAAHIAYINSLKSIGHSLHLFIQQDMDSPPSPSSSPSPPHKLAQHLPPSSPSPSDSLGSHLHFHSDSDDLPSLHHSPQSSSPIPIASYFTGPDHHPPHLHMNFMQNKASPSIVYEQMPLSPQTMYVGESSSSSFYPYQYPPYPYPYDPYSVGVPSSSPPPQQRLPVSKPPPPPPSPPRSSPWDFLNFFDNSDDKYYSQTPYPATATATPSRDSREVREEEGIPDLEDEDYHHHEVVKQVHGDQKLVQPKHEPPPSSHHKPDEEDEDDDDDDDDDDDDDDDEDEVEYEVHVVDKKVVDGDNNDGNKAKEHAALRTRRPGSRNPLEVAKEIQILFQRASDSGAQIAKILEVGKLPHNRKHAAYQASSKMLQVVAPSLSLVSSQPSTSKDAESASAANMDFDVDLTTGGRNLSSTLQKLLLWEKKLFNEVKAEEKMRVMHDRKCRKLKRLDDRGADFHKVDSTRTLVRNLSTKIRMAIQVVDKISMTINKIRDEELWPQLKELIQGLTRMWKSMLECHHDQCEAIREARILGSIGSRKKSSDSHLQATKQLEHELINWTFQFSGWISAQKGYVRALNNWLLKCLLYEPEETPDGIVPFSPGRIGAPQIFVICNQWSQALDRISEKEVVDSMHVFTMSVLQIWEQDKLEMHRQVMQNKDLERKVRNMDRDDQKLQKQIQALERKVVLVSGEGKGLSVSENIIYQSDKSSSLQASLQCIFEAMERFTDETVRAYEELLQRSKEESAARNHERVS, from the exons ATGGGGTGTGCCAGCTCCAAGCTGGAAGATCTCCCCGCAGTGGCCCTGTGCCGGGAGCGGTGTGGTTTCCTGGACGAAGCAATTCACCAGCGCTATGCACTCGCCGCCGCTCACATCGCTTACATAAATTCTCTCAAGTCAATTGGTCACTCCTTACACCTTTTCATTCAGCAAGACATGGATTCTCCTCCTTCCCCCTCTTCCTCCCCTTCTCCCCCTCACAAACTCGCCCAACACCTCCCCCCctcctctccttctccctccgaTTCCCTCGGCTCCCACCTCCACTTCCACTCCGACTCCGACGACCTCCCCTCCCTCCACCATTCCCCTCAATCCTCCTCTCCTATTCCTATCGCTTCTTACTTCACCGGTCCAGATCATCACCCTCCCCATCTTCATATGAATTTCATGCAGAACAAGGCCTCTCCTTCCATTGTCTACGAGCAGATGCCTTTGAGTCCCCAAACCATGTACGTTGGAGagtcctcctcttcctcctttTACCCTTACCAGTATCCCCCTTACCCCTACCCCTACGATCCCTATTCTGTCGGAGTACCCTCTTCCTCGCCTCCTCCTCAGCAGCGCCTTCCCGTTTCCAAGCCTCCCCCGCCTCCGCCCTCTCCTCCTCGCTCCTCCCCTTGGGACTTTCTCAATTTCTTCGATAACAGCGACGACAAGTACTATTCCCAAACTCCTTACCCTGCCACCGCCACCGCCACCCCCAGCCGCGATTCCAGGGAGGTCAGAGAGGAGGAGGGGATCCCCGATTTGGAAGACGAGGATTACCACCATCACGAAGTCGTCAAGCAGGTTCATGGGGATCAGAAGCTTGTCCAGCCTAAGCACGAACCCCCTCCCTCCTCCCACCACAAGCCGGACGAGGAagacgaagatgatgatgatgatgatgatgatgatgatgatgatgatgatgatgaagatgaggtAGAATACGAGGTGCACGTAGTGGATAAGAAAGTAGTTGATGGTGATAATAATGATGGGAACAAGGCCAAGGAGCACGCCGCATTGCGTACCCGGAGACCTGGTTCCCGGAATCCACTTGAGGTTGCCAAAGAGATTCAGATTCTATTTCAGAGGGCTTCCGATTCTGGTGCCCAAATCGCCAAGATCCTTGAGGTCGGCAAGCTTCCCCACAATAGAAAGCACGCAGCTTATCAAG CTTCTTCGAAGATGTTACAAGTTGTTGCTCCCTCATTGTCCCTTGTCTCCTCCCAACCTTCTACTTCCAAAGATGCCGAATCCGCCTCCGCTGCTAACATGGATTTTGATGTTGATCTAACAACCGGGGGGCGCAATCTTTCCTCTACGCTGCAGAAGCTCCTTCTTTGGGAGAAGAAACTCTTTAACGAAGTTAAG GCAGAGGAAAAGATGCGTGTTATGCATGATAGGAAGTGTCGCAAGCTGAAGCGTTTGGATGATAGGGGTGCTGATTTTCATAAAGTTGATTCAACTCGAACTTTGGTTAGGAATCTGTCCACAAAAATTAGAATGGCAATTCAGGTGGTTGATAAGATTTCTATGACTATAAACAAGATAAGGGATGAAGAACTGTGGCCACAGCTGAAGGAATTAATCCAGGG GTTGACTAGAATGTGGAAATCCATGCTTGAATGTCATCATGATCAGTGTGAAGCAATTAGAGAAGCCAGAATACTGGGTTCCATTGGATCCAGGAAGAAGAGCAGTGATAGTCATCTCCAGGCAACCAAGCAGCTTGAACATGAGCTTATCAATTGGACATTCCAATTCTCTGGCTGGATAAGTGCCCAGAAAGGTTATGTTAGAGCATTGAATAATTGGCTGTTGAAATGTCTCCTGTATGAACCTGAAGAAACTCCGGATGGCATAGTCCCCTTTTCCCCTGGTAGGATTGGGGCTCCGCAAATATTTGTAATATGTAATCAGTGGTCCCAAGCTTTGGATAGAATATCTGAAAAGGAAGTTGTTGATTCCATGCATGTATTTACCATGAGTGTGCTTCAGATATGGGAACAAGATAAGCTAGAAATGCATAGGCAGGTGATGCAGAATAAGGATCTAGAGAGAAAGGTGAGAAATATGGATAGAGATGACCAGAAGCTGCAGAAGCAAATTCAAGCGTTAGAGCGAAAGGTGGTTCTGGTATCTGGAGAAGGTAAAGGTCTCTCAGTTTCTGAGAATATCATATATCAGAGTGACAAAAGCAGCAGTCTACAGGCTAGCTTACAGTGCATTTTTGAGGCCATGGAGAGATTTACTGATGAAACTGTGAGAGCTTATGAGGAGTTGCTACAACGGAGCAAAGAAGAAAGTGCTGCCCGGAATCACGAGAGAGTCTCATAG